The Planococcus donghaensis genome contains a region encoding:
- the aroE gene encoding shikimate dehydrogenase — protein MKKWFAVIGDPISHSLSPFMHETWFAEHGIDAAYLPIHVEPSQLEKSFEAMKTLGVSGFNITLPHKQSIVPLLGKLEESAMQMNAVNTVNLVGSEYVGSNTDGDGFVRSLLVHSVDKTAKVLLIGAGGAARGIAFALKRAGFTDVTITNRTYRRAEELAVDTNASAITLVESEERLADFSILIQTTSVGLASGEALPISLDRVKPETLVADIIYNPLETPFLKKAQEKNCITVNGVGMFVYQGAIAFEKWTGIRPDTEKMIQLITEKLGGTYVNN, from the coding sequence ATGAAGAAATGGTTCGCGGTGATTGGTGACCCAATCTCCCATTCTCTATCTCCATTCATGCATGAAACATGGTTTGCTGAACATGGCATTGATGCAGCTTATCTGCCGATCCATGTCGAACCGTCGCAGCTTGAAAAATCATTTGAGGCGATGAAAACTTTAGGGGTTAGCGGATTTAATATTACGCTTCCGCATAAGCAATCTATCGTTCCATTACTTGGAAAGTTAGAAGAAAGTGCGATGCAAATGAACGCTGTAAACACGGTGAATTTGGTTGGGTCGGAGTATGTTGGGTCAAATACCGATGGGGACGGCTTTGTCCGCTCTTTGCTGGTTCATTCAGTTGACAAAACTGCTAAAGTGTTGCTAATTGGAGCAGGCGGGGCGGCAAGAGGTATCGCATTTGCTTTAAAACGCGCTGGGTTCACGGATGTTACAATCACAAACCGGACATACCGTCGAGCAGAAGAACTGGCTGTTGATACAAATGCTTCGGCTATTACTTTGGTCGAATCAGAAGAACGGTTAGCTGATTTTTCGATTTTAATACAAACGACATCGGTCGGTTTAGCATCAGGTGAAGCTTTGCCAATTTCTTTAGATCGAGTGAAGCCAGAAACTTTAGTGGCGGATATTATTTACAATCCGCTGGAAACACCTTTTTTGAAAAAAGCACAAGAAAAAAATTGCATCACTGTAAATGGTGTCGGCATGTTTGTTTATCAAGGTGCAATTGCATTTGAAAAATGGACAGGTATCAGACCAGATACGGAAAAAATGATTCAATTGATTACAGAAAAACTAGGAGGCACTTATGTTAACAACTAA
- the yhbY gene encoding ribosome assembly RNA-binding protein YhbY gives MLTTKQKSFLKSEAHHLAPIFQVGKGGVNDAMLVQIKEALEKRELVKISILQNNEDGKEEVAKALAKGTKSQLVQLIGHTVVLYKQSVNNKRIELPVKR, from the coding sequence ATGTTAACAACTAAACAAAAAAGCTTTTTGAAAAGCGAAGCACATCATCTTGCACCAATTTTCCAGGTAGGTAAAGGCGGCGTTAACGATGCAATGCTTGTCCAAATCAAAGAAGCATTAGAAAAGCGTGAATTAGTAAAAATTAGCATCCTTCAAAACAATGAAGATGGTAAAGAAGAAGTGGCAAAAGCTCTTGCAAAAGGGACAAAATCACAATTGGTTCAATTAATTGGCCATACAGTGGTTCTTTACAAACAATCGGTCAATAATAAGCGAATCGAGTTACCGGTTAAAAGATGA
- a CDS encoding nicotinate-nucleotide adenylyltransferase: MKKVGILGGTFNPPHLGHLIMANEALLEANLDEVRFMPNYIAPHKDVAGVSAEQRLAMTKLAISDHPQFKVEDFEIKNGGVSYSFNTLTKLIEREPNVEFYFIIGGDMIEGLSTWHRIDELVKLIRFIGVSRPGYNAVTPYPVMMIRSPELLLSSTMLRERAAANRSLLYLVPEKVEAYIRKERLYGSQPNASDR; encoded by the coding sequence ATGAAAAAAGTAGGGATATTAGGCGGAACATTTAATCCGCCTCATCTCGGCCACTTAATCATGGCGAATGAAGCGCTTCTCGAGGCAAATTTAGATGAAGTGCGCTTTATGCCCAATTATATTGCTCCTCATAAAGACGTTGCAGGTGTGAGTGCCGAACAGCGACTAGCGATGACAAAGTTGGCAATTTCGGATCATCCTCAGTTTAAAGTAGAAGATTTCGAGATCAAGAACGGTGGCGTATCTTATTCGTTTAATACATTGACCAAACTGATCGAAAGAGAACCCAATGTAGAATTTTATTTTATTATCGGTGGGGATATGATTGAAGGATTGTCAACTTGGCATCGGATTGATGAGTTAGTCAAGTTGATTCGCTTTATTGGGGTTAGTCGTCCGGGTTATAATGCGGTAACGCCTTATCCAGTCATGATGATTCGTTCGCCAGAATTATTGTTATCCTCTACGATGTTAAGAGAACGTGCCGCTGCCAATCGATCACTATTATATTTAGTGCCCGAAAAAGTGGAAGCTTATATTCGAAAGGAGCGTTTATATGGATCACAACCAAATGCTTCAGACCGTTAA
- the yqeK gene encoding bis(5'-nucleosyl)-tetraphosphatase (symmetrical) YqeK has translation MDHNQMLQTVKERLPEKRYTHVLGVVDTAIDLAREFNVSESKAKTAAILHDVAKFSDRDWMKSIIVSENMDPLLLEYHAELWHAPVGAYLAKTEFGVEDEDVLNAIRYHTTGRESMSDLEKVVYIADLIEPNRKFTGVEELRQLKEQGLDVMMEASVKHSIEFLESKNQPVFPDSLKCLNSFVQQKGKVKE, from the coding sequence ATGGATCACAACCAAATGCTTCAGACCGTTAAAGAGCGGCTTCCTGAAAAACGATATACACATGTCTTAGGTGTAGTTGATACCGCTATTGACTTGGCTAGAGAATTTAACGTTTCCGAGTCAAAAGCAAAAACGGCTGCAATTTTGCATGATGTAGCGAAATTTTCAGATCGAGACTGGATGAAGTCCATAATTGTGTCTGAAAATATGGATCCATTATTGCTTGAATATCACGCTGAACTTTGGCACGCTCCTGTAGGTGCTTATTTAGCAAAAACTGAGTTCGGTGTAGAAGATGAAGATGTGCTTAATGCAATTCGTTATCATACGACGGGGCGTGAAAGTATGTCTGATTTGGAAAAAGTCGTCTATATTGCTGACTTAATTGAGCCGAATCGTAAGTTTACAGGTGTTGAAGAATTGCGACAATTAAAAGAACAAGGATTGGATGTTATGATGGAAGCCTCGGTCAAACATTCCATCGAATTTTTAGAATCGAAAAATCAACCGGTATTTCCGGATTCACTGAAGTGTTTGAATAGCTTCGTGCAACAGAAAGGGAAAGTGAAAGAATGA
- the rsfS gene encoding ribosome silencing factor, with translation MTKETLLQVAYNAAEDKKAEDIVVLNMEGISLLADYFVICTGNSDRQVQSIAKEIMDKAHEEGHEVKSVEGFDSARWVLVDLGDVVAHVFHKDERSYYNLERLWREAPQMEI, from the coding sequence ATGACAAAAGAAACTTTACTACAAGTAGCGTATAACGCAGCAGAAGATAAAAAGGCAGAAGATATCGTTGTTTTAAATATGGAGGGAATTTCGTTATTGGCTGACTATTTTGTCATCTGCACAGGGAATTCTGATCGCCAAGTTCAATCAATCGCAAAAGAAATTATGGACAAAGCTCACGAAGAAGGTCATGAAGTGAAAAGCGTCGAAGGTTTCGACTCTGCACGTTGGGTCTTAGTTGACCTTGGTGACGTTGTAGCCCATGTTTTCCATAAAGACGAACGCTCGTATTACAACCTTGAACGTCTGTGGAGAGAAGCTCCGCAAATGGAAATATGA
- a CDS encoding class I SAM-dependent DNA methyltransferase: MKYGKFAAVYDGLMEDIPYDKYVEWVASNVSSGTLLDVACGTGTLSQLFAEMGYDVTASDLSEDMLTVANQRFQEANQAIPVLQLSMDNLEGLTGFDIVTIAIDSLNYLQSEEQVQQTFKEVYDALNPGGHFFFDVHSVFKIDTVYMNSPFVYDAEEIAYIWHTEPGEASHSVIHDMTFFVQQNDLFERFEETHEQRTFPIETYKKWLEAAGFTVESVTADFSSQSPDDESERVFFYAKK, from the coding sequence ATGAAATACGGAAAATTTGCCGCAGTCTATGATGGACTGATGGAAGATATTCCTTATGACAAGTATGTGGAATGGGTCGCTTCCAACGTTTCATCAGGCACATTGCTGGATGTAGCGTGTGGGACCGGCACATTGTCACAGCTTTTTGCTGAAATGGGCTATGACGTAACTGCGAGTGATTTGTCTGAAGACATGTTAACTGTGGCCAATCAGCGGTTCCAAGAAGCAAATCAAGCAATTCCAGTACTTCAATTGTCTATGGATAATTTAGAGGGGTTAACTGGTTTTGATATTGTGACGATTGCGATTGACTCACTTAATTATTTGCAAAGCGAAGAACAAGTTCAGCAAACATTTAAGGAAGTTTACGATGCTTTAAATCCTGGAGGTCATTTTTTCTTTGATGTCCACTCGGTCTTTAAAATAGATACTGTTTATATGAACAGTCCATTTGTTTACGATGCTGAAGAGATTGCGTATATTTGGCATACAGAGCCAGGTGAAGCTTCACATAGCGTCATTCACGATATGACTTTTTTTGTTCAGCAAAATGACTTGTTTGAGCGGTTTGAAGAAACTCACGAACAGCGCACTTTTCCGATTGAGACATACAAAAAATGGCTAGAAGCCGCTGGATTTACTGTAGAATCTGTGACGGCCGATTTTTCAAGTCAGTCTCCTGATGACGAAAGTGAACGTGTTTTCTTTTACGCAAAAAAATGA
- a CDS encoding helix-hairpin-helix domain-containing protein: MKFSELQNKPVWLLIPAVAIALLLIYLMAPQQQESSPAAALELINAESPQQTETPIVAIPETATHLMIDVKGQVHKPGVYELKTGSRMQDAIQAAGGFTPEADSRAINLALIVADETSLYVPAIGEEEVAPISPQTATASGSGLLNINQATEAELMELPGIGPSKAAAILAYREEIGKFNAPEQLTEVTGIGDKTFEKLKDLIVVK, translated from the coding sequence GTGAAATTTTCCGAACTTCAGAACAAGCCTGTATGGTTGCTGATCCCCGCAGTTGCCATTGCGCTGCTTTTGATTTATTTAATGGCTCCTCAACAACAAGAGTCATCTCCAGCTGCTGCTCTTGAATTAATCAACGCTGAATCCCCTCAGCAGACAGAAACCCCAATAGTGGCAATACCCGAAACAGCCACACATTTAATGATTGACGTGAAAGGCCAAGTGCATAAGCCTGGTGTCTATGAGCTAAAAACAGGATCCCGCATGCAAGATGCTATTCAAGCAGCGGGAGGTTTTACCCCTGAAGCGGATAGTCGTGCGATTAATTTGGCGCTCATTGTCGCAGACGAAACCAGTCTTTACGTGCCAGCGATTGGAGAAGAAGAAGTTGCTCCAATATCGCCTCAGACTGCCACAGCTAGTGGTAGCGGCTTACTAAATATCAACCAAGCAACCGAAGCGGAGTTGATGGAACTCCCTGGCATAGGCCCTTCTAAAGCTGCTGCGATTCTTGCTTATAGAGAGGAGATAGGGAAATTTAATGCGCCTGAACAATTAACAGAAGTAACGGGTATTGGCGATAAAACATTTGAAAAACTAAAAGATCTAATCGTCGTGAAATAA
- a CDS encoding ComE operon protein 2: MKRITWDQFFMAQSHLLALRSTCTRLAVGATIVRDRRIMAGGYNGSISGGDHCIDKGCYVVDGHCVRTIHAEMNALLQCSKYGVSVNGADMYVSHFPCLQCTKSIIQSGIARLYYASDYKNHEYAIELLEQAGVEVVQVMFDERKIDFLSVEKSALYIELLDKLREKGGSEEELAHYSERVNELFGEIEV; this comes from the coding sequence ATGAAGCGAATAACTTGGGATCAATTTTTCATGGCACAAAGCCATTTGCTCGCACTTAGAAGCACTTGTACACGACTTGCTGTCGGTGCAACGATTGTACGCGATCGGAGAATTATGGCTGGAGGCTATAACGGATCAATTTCAGGCGGAGACCATTGTATTGATAAAGGCTGTTATGTTGTCGATGGACACTGTGTTCGAACCATTCATGCAGAAATGAACGCGTTATTGCAATGTTCAAAGTACGGCGTCAGTGTCAATGGAGCTGATATGTATGTAAGCCATTTTCCGTGCCTGCAATGCACCAAGTCAATTATCCAATCAGGAATTGCCCGCCTTTATTACGCTTCTGATTACAAAAATCACGAGTATGCGATCGAATTATTAGAACAGGCTGGGGTAGAAGTAGTGCAAGTCATGTTTGATGAGCGAAAAATCGATTTTTTAAGTGTCGAAAAATCAGCTCTTTATATCGAACTGCTGGATAAATTGCGTGAAAAAGGTGGAAGTGAAGAAGAATTGGCCCATTATAGTGAACGGGTGAATGAATTATTCGGAGAAATCGAAGTATAA
- a CDS encoding DNA internalization-related competence protein ComEC/Rec2 has product MATYAAHETAVQLVFMALLFSWMYWKKEKWTFIVLILLFGCTVYIVQDLRSQDFADYSQPYSGELIFREDAVIDGDSLRGFAEIQDGTLVYARYRLTSNEQKLQIGSILLDSKFLVNGVFEPASPPSHRYSFNMTNYLRHNGAASLLKIESITGVVKNKTWVSYLYKRRELFQHHIREHFPENLATEAEALLIGERENMDPEDQRMYQTLGISHLFAISGLHVGIASGLLYVLLIRLHIRKETALVVLLGVLPLYAVIAGGAPSVWRAVCMVVIITCGKLINFKVPIANVMLTSVVFFVLWNPYGMYKIGFQLSYGATFGIIYSMKQLSAIKSPVKTGFMITFISQVTLYPFLLFHFYELSLSAFIVNSLFVPLFTLIILPANFLLLFLTAVFPPAANFVFYFYEPLRQQIDALMNGLASLPYQVWVPGKPGLVIFVLLKSSVYFFYCAVERKFRWRHLLILIVPALLFTLMPYMDPRLKVTFLDVGQGDSAVIELPYRQAVYLIDSGGLLRFDVEAFKEKKRPYEIGRQIVAPYLKGQGISSLDALILSHPDADHAEGAEEIFELFQVEELHVTPGSASNTLMQELAPFTTEAKVVFPAAGSNWGIGETDFIYLSPADAKYEGNNDSLVLLMKTGSYRILFTGDLEAEGEKVLLNTYGEELAGLTVLKVGHHGSKTSSSEEFLTALAPQLSIFSTGKDNRYGHPSPEVVERFNQLNLKTLNTADNGTIELRYDKNGIQLETMR; this is encoded by the coding sequence ATGGCTACATATGCAGCGCATGAAACAGCGGTTCAACTCGTGTTCATGGCGCTGCTTTTTAGTTGGATGTATTGGAAAAAAGAAAAGTGGACATTTATTGTGTTGATCCTTTTATTTGGTTGTACTGTTTATATCGTACAAGATTTACGGAGTCAGGATTTCGCAGATTATTCACAGCCTTATTCAGGGGAACTAATTTTTCGTGAGGATGCAGTTATTGATGGAGACAGTCTTAGAGGATTTGCAGAAATACAAGACGGTACACTAGTTTATGCTCGGTACCGATTAACATCAAATGAACAAAAGCTTCAAATAGGAAGTATACTACTCGATTCCAAATTCTTAGTAAATGGTGTATTTGAGCCCGCTTCACCGCCTTCCCATCGTTATTCATTTAATATGACTAATTATTTACGTCATAATGGAGCAGCTTCGCTACTAAAAATTGAATCGATAACTGGCGTGGTGAAAAATAAGACGTGGGTAAGTTATTTATATAAAAGAAGAGAACTGTTCCAGCATCATATTCGCGAGCATTTTCCTGAAAATTTGGCAACAGAAGCAGAAGCGCTATTGATAGGAGAACGTGAGAATATGGACCCGGAGGATCAGCGCATGTATCAAACGCTTGGTATTTCTCATTTGTTTGCAATCTCTGGGTTGCATGTGGGTATTGCTTCAGGTTTGTTATATGTTCTGCTTATACGATTGCATATTCGAAAAGAAACAGCATTAGTTGTGTTGTTAGGCGTTTTGCCTTTGTATGCAGTGATTGCAGGCGGAGCTCCGTCAGTTTGGCGAGCAGTTTGTATGGTTGTAATCATCACTTGTGGAAAATTAATAAACTTCAAGGTTCCAATTGCAAATGTTATGTTAACTAGCGTTGTATTTTTTGTTTTATGGAATCCATATGGTATGTATAAAATTGGCTTTCAACTATCATATGGGGCAACGTTTGGTATTATTTATTCGATGAAACAATTAAGTGCTATCAAATCGCCCGTGAAAACAGGGTTTATGATTACATTTATCTCCCAAGTGACGCTGTACCCATTCCTGCTTTTTCATTTTTATGAGTTGTCATTGTCAGCTTTTATTGTAAATAGTTTGTTTGTTCCATTGTTTACGTTAATTATTTTACCGGCGAATTTTTTATTATTATTTTTAACAGCTGTTTTTCCACCAGCAGCAAACTTTGTTTTTTATTTCTATGAACCGTTACGTCAACAGATTGATGCGTTAATGAATGGATTGGCGAGCTTACCGTATCAAGTGTGGGTGCCAGGAAAACCCGGACTTGTGATATTCGTCTTGTTGAAGAGCAGTGTTTACTTTTTTTATTGTGCTGTTGAACGCAAGTTTCGCTGGCGGCATTTGCTGATTTTAATAGTGCCAGCATTGTTATTTACATTAATGCCGTATATGGATCCGCGTTTAAAAGTAACTTTTTTAGATGTGGGACAAGGTGATAGCGCAGTTATTGAATTGCCTTACCGTCAAGCTGTTTACTTAATAGATAGTGGCGGCTTACTTCGATTTGATGTTGAAGCTTTTAAAGAAAAAAAGCGACCATATGAAATTGGTCGACAAATTGTAGCGCCTTATTTAAAAGGCCAAGGCATTTCATCACTCGATGCTTTGATTCTTTCACATCCCGACGCAGACCACGCAGAAGGAGCAGAAGAAATCTTCGAGTTGTTTCAAGTGGAAGAGCTGCATGTAACACCGGGATCTGCGTCAAATACTTTAATGCAAGAACTTGCACCGTTCACCACAGAAGCAAAAGTGGTATTTCCTGCTGCAGGATCTAATTGGGGTATAGGCGAAACCGATTTTATTTATTTGTCGCCTGCTGATGCAAAATATGAGGGCAATAACGATTCACTTGTACTTTTAATGAAAACGGGAAGTTACCGAATTTTATTTACAGGAGATTTGGAAGCTGAAGGTGAAAAAGTCTTATTGAATACTTATGGAGAAGAACTCGCGGGATTAACAGTGCTAAAAGTTGGGCATCACGGCAGTAAAACGTCTAGCAGTGAAGAATTTTTAACAGCGCTTGCTCCGCAATTGTCCATTTTCTCAACAGGTAAAGACAACCGTTATGGTCATCCAAGTCCAGAAGTAGTCGAGCGGTTCAATCAATTAAACCTAAAAACTTTAAACACTGCAGACAATGGCACCATTGAGTTGCGATATGATAAAAATGGAATTCAACTCGAGACCATGCGCTGA
- a CDS encoding YqzM family protein: MNEFEQNVQSKRNDAIDAGMGFVVSFGFFALIFIIAGLVQFAAR; encoded by the coding sequence ATGAATGAATTTGAACAGAATGTACAGTCCAAACGTAACGATGCAATCGACGCGGGAATGGGCTTCGTCGTATCCTTTGGATTTTTCGCCCTTATCTTTATCATCGCTGGACTTGTACAGTTCGCTGCGCGGTAA
- the holA gene encoding DNA polymerase III subunit delta, whose product MITSVWKSIRSGQIDPVYLIVGTESYFIEKTLDLLKDKLTVGGELELTFFDLDEVPVEHVIDEADTFPFFSDRKLIIARNASFLKAAERGKEKINHDLKSLEAWLEHPPSSSVTIFVAPYEKLDERKKVTKQMKQHTVLIEAKSLQANDLETWLMHEAKNFGKGIGIKAAQRLMEMAGTNLTLLSSEIEKMSLYLGSSDEDITVELVEQMTARTLEQDAFKMLQAYLDGNVSEALSVYYDLLRQKEEPVALTALLASQIRFMIQVYYLQKKGYHAQQISKQLKAHPYRVKLLVEKRQQISEQRLLQVLGDLADIDLQLKTVSGNRDRILEFFLMKRAGQKKQ is encoded by the coding sequence ATGATAACTTCCGTGTGGAAATCCATACGCAGCGGACAAATAGACCCTGTTTATCTCATTGTAGGAACAGAAAGCTATTTTATTGAAAAAACCTTGGACTTGTTAAAAGATAAATTGACAGTTGGTGGCGAACTAGAGCTGACGTTTTTTGATTTAGATGAAGTGCCAGTAGAGCACGTGATTGATGAAGCCGATACGTTTCCGTTTTTCAGCGATCGCAAGTTAATCATTGCTCGCAATGCATCGTTTTTAAAAGCTGCAGAACGTGGGAAAGAAAAAATTAACCACGATTTAAAATCGTTAGAAGCATGGCTTGAACATCCACCAAGCAGCTCGGTGACAATTTTTGTGGCACCTTATGAAAAATTAGACGAGCGTAAAAAAGTAACCAAACAAATGAAGCAACATACCGTATTGATCGAAGCAAAATCGTTGCAAGCAAATGATTTGGAAACGTGGTTAATGCACGAAGCGAAAAATTTTGGCAAAGGCATCGGGATAAAAGCCGCGCAACGGTTAATGGAGATGGCCGGTACGAATTTAACGTTACTTTCTTCAGAAATCGAAAAGATGTCTTTATACCTCGGATCCTCTGATGAAGATATTACGGTAGAGCTTGTAGAACAAATGACGGCGCGAACACTTGAACAAGATGCATTTAAAATGCTTCAGGCGTATTTAGATGGCAATGTTAGTGAAGCGCTTAGCGTCTATTATGATTTATTGCGTCAAAAAGAAGAGCCGGTTGCGTTAACGGCATTACTAGCTTCTCAAATTCGCTTTATGATTCAAGTTTATTATTTGCAGAAAAAAGGTTATCACGCACAGCAAATTTCAAAACAATTAAAAGCCCATCCATACCGGGTCAAGTTATTGGTTGAAAAGCGTCAGCAAATTTCTGAACAACGATTGCTTCAAGTGTTAGGTGATTTGGCGGACATCGATTTGCAACTAAAAACAGTAAGTGGCAATCGCGACCGCATACTGGAATTTTTCTTAATGAAACGTGCAGGTCAAAAAAAGCAGTAA
- the rpsT gene encoding 30S ribosomal protein S20 produces MPNIKSAIKRVRTNETKNAQNSHVKSAMRSSIKKAETALTNKDDNANDTVKVAIQQVEKAASKGLIHKNTAARKKSRLMKQQA; encoded by the coding sequence ATGCCAAACATTAAATCTGCAATCAAACGTGTGCGCACGAACGAAACTAAAAACGCTCAAAACTCACATGTAAAATCAGCAATGCGTTCTTCTATTAAGAAAGCTGAAACAGCTTTGACTAACAAAGACGATAACGCTAACGATACTGTAAAAGTGGCGATCCAACAGGTAGAAAAAGCAGCTTCTAAAGGCTTGATCCACAAAAACACTGCAGCTCGTAAAAAATCTCGCTTGATGAAACAACAAGCGTAA
- the lepA gene encoding translation elongation factor 4 codes for MNNEERLSRQSKIRNFSIIAHIDHGKSTLADRILEMTEALTSREMKAQSLDSMDLERERGITIKLNAVQLNYKAKDGETYIMHLIDTPGHVDFTYEVSRSLAACEGAVLVVDAAQGIEAQTLANVYLALDNDLEILPVINKIDLPAADPERVRQEIEDVIGLDASEAVLASAKAGIGIEEILEQVVAKVPAPVGDPEAPLQALIFDSIYDPYRGVVAYIRIVQGRLKPGDRIQMMASGKEFEVIEAGVFTPHATLREELTVGDVGFLTAGIKNVGDSTVGDTITLANNPADKALPGYRRLNPMVYCGLYPIDTSKYNDLRDALEKLELNDAALQFEPESSQALGFGYRCGFLGLLHMEIIQERIEREFKIDLITTAPSVIYDVHMTDGEVLKIDNPAMMPDAQKIQSVEEPYVKATVMVPNEYVGAVMEICQRKRGNFLTMDYVDDIRVSIIYELPLAEIVYDFFDQLKSGTKGYASFDYELIGYKESKLVKMDILLNSEQVDALSFIVHRDFAYERGKVIVDKLKNLIPRQQFEVPIQAAIGQKIVARQTISAIRKNVLAKCYGGDISRKRKLLDKQKEGKKRMKQVGSVEVPQEAFMAILKMDDQSK; via the coding sequence ATGAACAATGAGGAAAGATTATCCCGCCAAAGTAAAATCCGCAACTTCTCGATTATTGCGCACATCGACCATGGTAAATCGACACTGGCAGATCGAATTCTAGAAATGACGGAAGCATTGACTTCCCGCGAAATGAAAGCTCAGTCTCTCGATTCGATGGATCTTGAAAGAGAACGTGGCATTACGATTAAATTAAATGCTGTCCAGCTTAACTATAAAGCCAAAGACGGCGAAACGTATATTATGCATTTGATTGATACACCCGGACATGTCGACTTTACTTACGAAGTTTCACGTAGTTTAGCGGCTTGTGAAGGAGCTGTATTGGTTGTTGATGCTGCACAAGGAATCGAAGCGCAAACATTGGCTAACGTTTATTTGGCATTAGATAACGACTTGGAAATCCTTCCTGTTATCAATAAAATCGATTTGCCTGCAGCTGACCCAGAGCGTGTACGTCAAGAAATTGAAGACGTAATTGGATTAGATGCTTCTGAAGCTGTACTAGCTTCGGCAAAAGCAGGAATCGGCATTGAAGAAATTTTGGAACAAGTGGTTGCGAAAGTCCCAGCTCCAGTTGGAGATCCTGAAGCGCCGCTTCAAGCATTGATTTTCGATTCGATTTACGACCCTTACCGCGGTGTCGTTGCGTATATTCGGATTGTTCAAGGAAGACTAAAACCAGGTGACCGCATTCAAATGATGGCTTCTGGTAAAGAATTTGAAGTTATTGAAGCGGGCGTTTTCACGCCACACGCAACTCTTCGCGAAGAGTTAACAGTGGGAGATGTAGGCTTTTTGACAGCTGGCATTAAAAACGTTGGGGATTCAACAGTAGGTGATACCATTACACTAGCTAATAATCCTGCAGACAAAGCATTACCTGGTTACCGTCGATTAAACCCAATGGTTTATTGCGGACTTTACCCGATTGATACATCGAAATACAATGATTTGCGTGACGCTTTAGAGAAGTTAGAGTTAAATGATGCAGCATTGCAATTTGAACCTGAATCTTCTCAAGCACTTGGCTTTGGTTACCGTTGTGGTTTCTTAGGTTTATTGCATATGGAGATAATTCAAGAGCGTATCGAGCGTGAATTTAAAATTGATTTGATCACAACAGCTCCAAGTGTAATTTACGATGTTCATATGACCGATGGAGAAGTTTTGAAAATTGATAACCCGGCGATGATGCCAGATGCTCAAAAAATTCAATCGGTTGAAGAACCTTACGTAAAAGCGACAGTAATGGTACCAAATGAATACGTAGGTGCCGTTATGGAAATTTGTCAGCGTAAACGTGGGAACTTCTTGACGATGGATTATGTGGATGACATTCGTGTAAGCATCATTTATGAACTGCCATTAGCTGAAATTGTTTATGATTTCTTCGATCAGTTGAAATCAGGAACAAAAGGCTATGCATCTTTTGACTATGAATTGATCGGTTACAAAGAATCTAAGCTTGTGAAGATGGATATCTTGTTAAATTCAGAGCAAGTAGATGCATTGAGCTTTATCGTTCACCGTGACTTTGCTTATGAGCGCGGAAAAGTAATCGTAGATAAGTTGAAAAATTTAATCCCTCGTCAGCAATTTGAAGTGCCGATTCAAGCAGCTATCGGTCAAAAAATTGTTGCACGACAGACCATCAGTGCGATACGTAAAAACGTTCTTGCGAAATGTTATGGCGGCGATATTTCCCGTAAACGGAAACTTCTCGACAAGCAAAAAGAAGGTAAAAAGCGCATGAAGCAAGTTGGATCTGTTGAAGTTCCACAAGAAGCGTTCATGGCAATCCTGAAAATGGATGACCAATCAAAATAA